The following are from one region of the Escherichia sp. E4742 genome:
- the cdd gene encoding cytidine deaminase encodes MHPRFQTAFAQLADNLQSALEPILADKYFPALLTGEQVSSLKSATGLDEDALAFALLPLAAACARTPLSNFNVGAIARGVSGTWYFGANMEFIGATMQQTVHAEQSAISHAWLSGEKALAAITVNYTPCGHCRQFMNELNSGLDLRIHLPGREAHALRDYLPDAFGPKDLEIKTLLMDEQDHGFALTGDTLSQAAIAAANRSHMPYSKSPSGVALECKDGRIFSGSYAENAAFNPTLPPLQGALILLNLKGYDYPDIQRAVLAEKADAPLIQWDATSATLKALGCHSIDRVLLA; translated from the coding sequence ATGCATCCACGTTTTCAAACTGCTTTTGCCCAACTTGCGGATAACTTGCAATCTGCGCTGGAACCTATTCTGGCAGACAAGTACTTCCCCGCTTTGTTGACCGGGGAGCAAGTCTCTTCGCTTAAGAGCGCAACCGGGCTGGACGAAGACGCGCTGGCTTTCGCACTGCTACCGCTGGCTGCGGCCTGCGCGCGTACGCCATTGTCGAATTTTAACGTTGGCGCTATTGCACGTGGCGTGAGTGGTACATGGTATTTCGGTGCCAATATGGAATTTATTGGTGCAACAATGCAGCAAACCGTTCATGCCGAACAAAGTGCTATCAGCCACGCCTGGTTAAGCGGTGAAAAAGCGCTAGCAGCCATCACCGTTAACTACACGCCTTGTGGTCACTGCCGTCAGTTTATGAATGAACTGAACAGCGGTCTGGATCTGCGTATTCATCTGCCGGGGCGCGAGGCGCACGCACTGCGTGACTATCTGCCGGATGCCTTTGGACCAAAAGATCTGGAGATAAAAACGCTGCTGATGGACGAGCAGGATCACGGCTTTGCGTTAACTGGTGATACGCTTTCTCAGGCGGCGATTGCAGCGGCAAACCGTTCGCACATGCCTTACAGTAAGTCACCAAGCGGTGTAGCGCTGGAATGCAAAGACGGTCGTATTTTCAGCGGAAGCTACGCTGAAAACGCCGCATTCAACCCGACACTGCCGCCGTTGCAGGGTGCGTTAATTCTGTTGAATCTCAAGGGTTATGATTACCCGGATATCCAGCGCGCGGTTCTGGCAGAAAAAGCCGACGCGCCGTTGATTCAATGGGATGCAACCTCAGCAACGCTGAAAGCTCTCGGCTGTCACAGTATCGACCGCGTTCTTCTCGCTTAA
- the sanA gene encoding outer membrane permeability protein SanA, giving the protein MLKRLFYSLLVMIGLLLLTVLGLDRWMSWKTAPYIYDELQDLPYRQVGVVLGTAKYYRTGVINQYYRYRIQGAINAYNSGKVNYLLLSGDNALQSYNEPMTMRKDLIAAGVDPSDIVLDYAGFRTLDSIVRTRKVFDTNDFIIITQRFHCERALFIALHMGIQAQCYAVPSPKDMWSVRIREFAARFGALADLYIFKREPRFLGPLVPIPAMHQVPEDAQGYPAVTPEQLLELQKKQGK; this is encoded by the coding sequence ATGTTAAAGCGTCTGTTCTACAGCCTGTTAGTCATGATCGGCTTGCTGCTGTTGACTGTGCTCGGCCTCGATCGCTGGATGAGCTGGAAAACTGCGCCTTATATCTACGACGAGTTGCAGGATCTCCCCTACCGTCAGGTCGGCGTGGTGCTTGGCACAGCAAAGTATTATCGCACCGGAGTCATTAATCAGTATTACCGCTACCGTATTCAGGGGGCGATTAATGCCTATAACAGCGGTAAGGTGAACTATCTCTTACTTAGCGGCGATAACGCGTTGCAAAGTTATAACGAGCCGATGACCATGCGCAAAGATTTAATAGCCGCTGGCGTCGACCCCTCTGATATTGTTCTCGATTACGCGGGCTTCCGAACACTGGATTCCATCGTACGCACGCGCAAAGTGTTCGATACTAACGATTTCATTATTATCACCCAGCGTTTTCACTGTGAGCGGGCATTATTTATCGCTTTACATATGGGTATTCAGGCCCAGTGTTATGCCGTACCATCGCCAAAAGATATGTGGTCGGTACGTATTCGCGAATTTGCCGCCCGTTTCGGCGCGCTGGCTGACCTTTATATTTTTAAACGTGAGCCGCGCTTTTTAGGTCCATTGGTCCCTATTCCGGCAATGCATCAAGTGCCGGAAGATGCGCAGGGCTATCCCGCCGTCACGCCCGAGCAGTTACTTGAATTACAAAAGAAACAAGGAAAGTAG
- a CDS encoding DUF2542 family protein: MDVQQFFVVAVFFLIPVFCFREAWKGWHAGAIDKRVKNSPEPVYVWREKNPGLFFAYMVAYCGFGILSIGMIIYLIFYR, encoded by the coding sequence ATGGATGTACAGCAGTTTTTTGTCGTTGCCGTTTTTTTCCTAATCCCTGTATTTTGTTTTCGCGAAGCGTGGAAAGGCTGGCATGCTGGCGCGATTGATAAACGAGTTAAAAATTCGCCGGAACCGGTGTATGTCTGGCGCGAAAAAAATCCGGGGCTCTTCTTTGCTTATATGGTGGCGTATTGTGGTTTCGGAATTTTATCTATTGGCATGATTATTTATCTTATTTTCTATCGTTAA
- the preT gene encoding NAD-dependent dihydropyrimidine dehydrogenase subunit PreT, whose protein sequence is MPQQNYLDELTPAFTPLLAIKEASRCLLCHDAPCSQACPAQTDPGKFIRSIYFRNFKGAAETIRENNALGAVCARVCPTEKLCQRGCTRAGVDDPIDIGRLQRFVTDFEQQTGMEIYQPGSKTLGKVAIIGAGPAGLQASVTLTNRGYDVTIYEKEALPGGWLRNGIPQFRLPQSVLDAEIARIEKMGVTIKCNCEIGKTLTLEQLKTENRAVLVTVGLSSGSGLPLFEHSDVEIAVDFLQRARQAQGNISIPQSALIIGGGDVAMDVASTLKVLGCPAVTCVAREELDEFPASKKEFTSAQKLGVSIIDGFTPVAVDGNKVTFKHVRLPGELTMAADKIILAVGQHAELAAFSALEPQRNTIETQNYQTRDPQLFAAGDIVEGDKTVVYAVKTGKEAAEAIHHYLEGACSC, encoded by the coding sequence ATGCCGCAACAAAATTATCTGGATGAACTCACTCCGGCTTTTACGCCTTTACTGGCGATTAAAGAAGCCTCTCGCTGTTTATTATGTCACGACGCGCCCTGTAGTCAGGCTTGCCCGGCGCAAACCGATCCGGGAAAATTTATTCGCTCAATTTATTTTCGTAATTTTAAAGGTGCTGCCGAGACAATTCGCGAAAATAACGCGCTCGGTGCCGTTTGCGCCAGAGTATGCCCTACGGAAAAATTATGCCAGCGAGGTTGTACACGTGCCGGTGTCGACGACCCGATTGATATTGGCCGCTTACAGCGTTTTGTTACTGATTTCGAACAGCAAACCGGAATGGAGATTTATCAGCCCGGCAGTAAAACGCTCGGCAAAGTGGCGATTATTGGTGCAGGCCCTGCCGGGCTACAAGCTAGTGTGACACTGACCAACCGGGGATACGACGTCACGATTTATGAAAAAGAAGCACTGCCAGGTGGTTGGCTGCGTAATGGCATTCCGCAATTTCGTTTGCCGCAATCGGTGCTGGATGCAGAAATCGCCCGTATCGAAAAAATGGGGGTGACCATAAAGTGCAATTGCGAGATTGGTAAAACACTCACGCTGGAACAATTGAAAACGGAAAACCGAGCGGTACTGGTCACCGTGGGGTTATCGAGCGGTTCTGGTCTGCCGCTGTTTGAACATAGCGACGTTGAGATTGCCGTCGACTTCTTGCAACGTGCACGACAGGCGCAGGGCAATATCAGCATCCCACAGAGCGCATTAATTATTGGCGGCGGCGATGTCGCGATGGACGTTGCCAGCACGCTGAAAGTTCTTGGTTGCCCGGCGGTGACCTGCGTTGCGCGTGAAGAGTTAGATGAGTTTCCGGCAAGCAAGAAAGAGTTCACCAGCGCTCAAAAATTGGGGGTATCGATTATCGATGGCTTTACGCCAGTGGCTGTAGACGGCAATAAAGTGACGTTTAAACATGTTCGTTTACCGGGCGAACTGACGATGGCGGCGGACAAAATTATTCTCGCTGTAGGTCAACATGCCGAACTTGCCGCTTTTTCCGCACTGGAACCACAGCGCAACACAATCGAAACGCAAAATTACCAGACCCGCGACCCGCAACTGTTTGCCGCTGGCGATATTGTTGAGGGTGACAAAACCGTGGTTTATGCAGTGAAAACCGGGAAAGAAGCCGCCGAGGCGATTCATCATTATTTAGAGGGAGCTTGCTCATGTTAA
- the preA gene encoding NAD-dependent dihydropyrimidine dehydrogenase subunit PreA — translation MLTKDLSITFCGVKFPNPFCLSSSPVGNCYEMCAKAYDTGWGGVVFKTIGFFIANEVSPRFDHLVKEDTGFIGFKNMEQIAEHPLEENLAALRRLKEDYPDKVLIASIMGENEQQWEDLARLVQEAGADMIECNFSCPQMTSHAMGSDVGQSPELVEKYCRAVKRGSTLPMLAKMTPNIGDMCEVALAAKRGGADGIAAINTVKSITNIDLNQKIGMPIVNGKSSISGYSGKAVKPIALRFIQQMRTHPELRDFPISGIGGIETWEDAAEFLLLGAATLQVTTGIMQYGYRIVEDMTSGLSHYLADQGFDSLQEMVGLANHNIVPAEDLDRSYIVYPHINLDKCVGCGRCYISCYDGGHQAMEWNEKTRTPHCNTEKCVGCLLCGHVCPVGCIDLGEVKFKKGEKEHPVTL, via the coding sequence ATGTTAACGAAAGATCTTTCTATTACCTTTTGCGGCGTGAAGTTTCCCAACCCGTTCTGCCTCTCTTCTTCGCCGGTTGGCAATTGCTACGAGATGTGCGCCAAAGCCTACGACACCGGCTGGGGTGGAGTGGTGTTCAAAACGATCGGCTTTTTTATCGCTAATGAAGTCTCACCGCGTTTTGATCATCTGGTGAAAGAAGATACCGGTTTTATCGGCTTCAAAAATATGGAGCAGATTGCTGAACATCCCCTGGAGGAGAATCTGGCCGCCCTGCGTCGGCTGAAAGAAGATTACCCGGACAAAGTATTGATCGCTTCGATTATGGGGGAAAATGAGCAGCAGTGGGAAGATCTGGCGCGTCTGGTGCAAGAAGCTGGCGCCGATATGATCGAGTGTAACTTCTCCTGTCCGCAAATGACTTCTCATGCGATGGGTAGCGATGTCGGGCAAAGCCCGGAGCTGGTAGAAAAATATTGTCGGGCAGTGAAACGTGGTTCCACGCTGCCAATGCTGGCGAAGATGACGCCGAATATCGGTGATATGTGCGAAGTGGCGCTGGCGGCAAAACGCGGCGGCGCAGATGGCATTGCGGCAATTAACACCGTCAAATCCATCACCAATATCGATCTTAATCAGAAAATTGGTATGCCGATCGTCAACGGTAAATCGAGTATTTCCGGTTATTCCGGTAAAGCGGTGAAACCGATCGCCCTGCGCTTTATTCAGCAAATGCGCACGCATCCAGAGCTGCGCGATTTCCCGATCAGCGGTATCGGCGGTATTGAAACCTGGGAAGATGCGGCGGAGTTTTTATTGCTCGGCGCGGCAACGTTACAGGTGACCACTGGCATCATGCAGTACGGTTATCGCATTGTGGAGGATATGACGAGCGGGTTGTCGCATTATCTTGCCGATCAGGGGTTTGATTCGTTGCAGGAGATGGTTGGCCTGGCGAATCATAATATTGTTCCGGCAGAAGATTTAGACCGCAGCTATATCGTCTATCCCCATATCAATCTCGATAAATGTGTTGGCTGTGGGCGCTGTTACATTTCCTGTTACGACGGCGGTCATCAGGCGATGGAATGGAACGAGAAAACGCGCACGCCGCATTGTAATACCGAAAAATGCGTTGGTTGTTTGCTTTGCGGTCATGTTTGCCCGGTGGGTTGTATCGATCTCGGGGAAGTGAAGTTTAAGAAGGGAGAGAAAGAACACCCGGTAACGTTGTAA
- the mglC gene encoding galactose/methyl galactoside ABC transporter permease MglC, giving the protein MSALNKKSFLTYLKEGGIYVVLLVLLAIIIFQDPTFLSLLNLSNILTQSSVRIIIALGVAGLIVTQGTDLSAGRQVGLAAVVAATLLQSMDNANKVFPEMATMPIALVILIVCAIGAVIGLINGLIIAYLNVTPFITTLGTMIIVYGINSLYYDFVGASPISGFDSGFSTFAQGFIALGSFRLSYITFYALIAVAFVWVLWNKTRFGKNIFAIGGNPEAAKVSGVNVGLNLLMIYALSGVFYAFGGMLEAGRIGSATNNLGFMYELDAIAACVVGGVSFSGGVGTVIGVVTGVIIFTVINYGLTYIGVNPYWQYIIKGAIIIFAVALDSLKYARKK; this is encoded by the coding sequence ATGAGTGCGTTAAATAAGAAAAGTTTTCTTACTTACCTGAAAGAGGGCGGTATTTACGTCGTTCTTTTAGTTTTGCTGGCCATTATAATTTTCCAGGACCCAACGTTTTTAAGTCTGTTGAACTTAAGTAATATTCTCACCCAGTCATCGGTGCGTATTATTATCGCGCTCGGCGTGGCAGGGTTAATTGTCACCCAGGGGACCGATCTTTCCGCTGGTCGTCAGGTAGGGCTGGCGGCAGTGGTGGCAGCGACGTTATTGCAGTCCATGGATAACGCTAACAAAGTGTTCCCGGAAATGGCGACGATGCCGATTGCGCTGGTTATTCTGATTGTCTGTGCTATTGGCGCGGTTATCGGTTTAATTAACGGCCTGATCATTGCTTATCTCAACGTGACGCCGTTTATTACCACGCTTGGCACGATGATTATCGTCTACGGCATCAACTCGCTCTATTACGACTTTGTGGGGGCGTCGCCGATTTCTGGTTTTGATAGCGGCTTCTCCACCTTTGCCCAGGGATTTATTGCACTGGGGAGTTTCCGGCTCTCTTACATCACCTTCTACGCGCTGATTGCCGTGGCATTCGTCTGGGTGCTGTGGAACAAAACCCGTTTTGGTAAGAACATTTTTGCCATTGGCGGTAACCCGGAAGCGGCAAAAGTATCTGGTGTTAACGTCGGCCTGAACCTGCTGATGATCTACGCGCTGTCTGGCGTGTTCTATGCCTTCGGCGGGATGTTAGAAGCTGGACGTATCGGCTCTGCCACCAACAACCTCGGCTTCATGTATGAGCTGGATGCTATCGCGGCGTGCGTGGTGGGCGGCGTATCGTTCAGCGGCGGTGTGGGGACGGTCATTGGTGTAGTGACCGGGGTAATTATCTTTACGGTCATTAACTATGGCCTGACGTACATCGGCGTAAACCCGTACTGGCAGTACATCATCAAAGGGGCGATTATTATCTTCGCCGTGGCGCTGGATTCACTGAAATACGCGCGTAAGAAGTGA
- the mglA gene encoding galactose/methyl galactoside ABC transporter ATP-binding protein MglA encodes MVSSTTPSSGEYLLEMSGINKSFPGVKALDNVNLKVRPHSIHALMGENGAGKSTLLKCLFGIYQKDSGTILFQGKEIDFHSAKEALENGISMVHQELNLVLQRSVMDNMWLGRYPTKGMFVDQDKMYRETKAIFDELDIDIDPRARVGTLSVSQMQMIEIAKAFSYNAKIVIMDEPTSSLTEKEVNHLFTIIRKLKERGCGIVYISHKMEEIFQLCDEVTVLRDGQWIATEPLEGLTMDKIIAMMVGRSLNQRFPDKQNTPGEVILEVRNLTSLRQPSIRDVSFDLHKGEILGIAGLVGAKRTDIVETLFGIREKSAGTITLHGKKINNHNANEAINHGFALVTEERRSTGIYAYLDIGFNSLISNIRNYKNKVGLLDNSRMKSDTQWVIDSMRVKTPGHRTQIGSLSGGNQQKVIIGRWLLTQPEILMLDEPTRGIDVGAKFEIYQLIAELAKKGKGIIIISSEMPELLGITDRILVMSNGLVSGIVDTKTTTQNEILRLASLHL; translated from the coding sequence ATGGTCAGCTCAACGACTCCGTCATCAGGTGAATACTTGTTGGAAATGAGCGGTATCAACAAGTCTTTTCCTGGTGTTAAGGCACTTGATAACGTTAATTTAAAAGTCCGACCACATTCTATCCATGCGTTAATGGGGGAAAACGGCGCGGGAAAATCAACATTATTAAAATGCCTGTTTGGTATTTATCAAAAAGATTCCGGTACCATTTTATTCCAGGGTAAAGAGATCGATTTTCATTCTGCCAAAGAAGCACTGGAAAATGGTATTTCGATGGTACACCAGGAGTTAAACCTGGTATTACAACGTTCGGTGATGGACAACATGTGGCTGGGGCGATATCCCACCAAAGGCATGTTTGTTGATCAGGACAAAATGTACCGCGAAACTAAAGCGATTTTTGATGAACTGGATATTGATATCGATCCGCGTGCGCGCGTCGGCACATTATCTGTTTCGCAAATGCAGATGATCGAAATCGCCAAAGCGTTTTCCTATAACGCGAAAATCGTGATTATGGATGAACCGACTTCTTCGTTAACCGAAAAAGAGGTCAATCATCTGTTTACTATTATTCGTAAATTAAAAGAACGCGGCTGCGGTATTGTCTATATCTCGCATAAAATGGAAGAGATTTTCCAGTTATGTGATGAAGTCACCGTATTGCGCGACGGTCAGTGGATCGCTACCGAACCGTTGGAAGGGCTGACGATGGACAAGATCATCGCTATGATGGTTGGTCGATCGCTTAACCAGCGTTTCCCTGACAAACAAAACACGCCAGGTGAAGTGATCCTCGAAGTGCGTAACCTGACGTCACTACGCCAGCCATCGATTCGCGACGTGTCGTTTGACCTGCATAAAGGGGAGATCCTCGGTATTGCCGGGCTGGTGGGGGCGAAACGTACCGATATTGTTGAGACGTTATTTGGCATTCGCGAGAAATCTGCTGGCACCATTACGTTGCATGGCAAAAAGATCAATAACCATAACGCCAACGAAGCCATTAACCACGGATTCGCACTGGTCACCGAAGAGCGCCGTTCAACGGGAATTTACGCCTATCTGGATATTGGCTTTAACTCGTTAATTTCCAATATTCGCAATTACAAAAACAAAGTTGGCTTGCTGGATAATTCGCGAATGAAAAGCGATACCCAGTGGGTCATTGATTCGATGCGGGTAAAAACACCGGGGCATCGGACGCAAATTGGTTCGCTCTCAGGTGGTAATCAGCAAAAGGTGATTATTGGTCGCTGGCTGCTAACGCAACCAGAAATATTAATGCTCGACGAACCGACGCGCGGTATTGATGTCGGAGCGAAGTTTGAAATTTATCAGTTAATTGCCGAACTGGCGAAGAAAGGCAAGGGGATTATTATTATCTCCTCTGAAATGCCAGAGTTGTTAGGGATAACAGACCGTATTCTGGTTATGAGCAATGGCCTCGTTTCCGGAATTGTCGATACAAAAACAACAACGCAAAACGAAATTCTGCGTCTTGCGTCTTTGCACCTTTAA
- the mglB gene encoding galactose/glucose ABC transporter substrate-binding protein MglB, with product MNKKVLTLSAVMASMLFGAAAHAADTRIGVTIYKYDDNFMSVVRKAIEQDAKAAPDVQLLMNDSQNDQSKQNDQIDVLLAKGVKALAINLVDPAAAGTVIEKARGQNVPIVFFNKEPSRKALDSYDKAYYVGTDSKESGIIQGDLIAKHWAANQGWDLNKDGQIQFVLLKGEPGHPDAEARTTYVIKELNDKGIKTEQLQLDTAMWDTAQAKDKMDAWLSGPNANKIEVVIANNDAMAMGAVEALKAHNKSSIPVFGVDALPEALALVKSGALAGTVLNDANNQAKATFDLAKNLADGKGAADGTNWKIDNKVVRVPYVGVDKDNLAEFSKK from the coding sequence ATGAATAAGAAGGTGTTAACCCTGTCTGCTGTGATGGCCAGCATGTTATTCGGCGCCGCTGCACACGCTGCTGATACCCGTATTGGTGTGACGATTTATAAATATGACGATAACTTTATGTCTGTCGTGCGTAAGGCTATCGAACAGGATGCGAAAGCAGCACCAGACGTCCAGTTGCTGATGAATGATTCACAGAATGACCAGTCCAAGCAGAACGATCAGATTGACGTGCTGTTGGCGAAAGGGGTGAAGGCGCTGGCAATCAACCTGGTTGACCCGGCAGCTGCGGGTACGGTGATTGAGAAAGCGCGCGGACAAAACGTACCAATCGTTTTCTTCAACAAAGAGCCTTCCCGTAAGGCGCTGGATAGCTATGACAAAGCCTACTACGTTGGTACTGACTCCAAAGAGTCCGGCATTATTCAGGGCGATTTGATTGCTAAACACTGGGCGGCGAATCAGGGTTGGGATCTGAACAAAGACGGTCAGATTCAGTTCGTACTGCTGAAAGGCGAGCCGGGCCATCCGGATGCAGAAGCACGCACCACTTACGTGATTAAAGAGCTGAACGACAAAGGCATCAAAACTGAACAGTTACAGTTAGATACCGCTATGTGGGACACCGCTCAGGCGAAAGATAAGATGGACGCCTGGTTGTCTGGCCCGAACGCCAACAAAATCGAAGTGGTTATTGCTAACAACGATGCGATGGCAATGGGTGCGGTTGAAGCGCTGAAAGCACACAACAAGTCCAGCATTCCGGTGTTTGGCGTCGATGCGCTGCCAGAAGCTCTGGCGCTGGTGAAATCCGGTGCGCTGGCGGGTACCGTACTGAATGATGCCAACAACCAGGCGAAAGCGACTTTTGATCTGGCGAAAAACCTGGCCGATGGCAAGGGCGCCGCTGACGGCACCAACTGGAAAATCGACAACAAAGTGGTTCGCGTACCTTATGTTGGCGTAGACAAAGATAACCTGGCTGAATTCAGCAAGAAATAA
- the galS gene encoding HTH-type transcriptional regulator GalS, translating to MITIRDVARQAGVSVATVSRVLNNSTLVSADTREAVMKAVSELDYRPNANAQALATQVSDTIGVVVMDVSDAFFGALVKAVDLVAQQHQKYVLIGNSYHEAEKERHAIEVLIRQRCNALIVHSKALSDDELAQFMDNIPGMVLINRVVPGYAHRCVCLDNISGARMATRMLLNNGHQRIGYLSSSHSIEDDAMRKAGWISALKEQDIVPPESWIGTGTPDMPGGEAAMVELLGRNLQLTAVFAYNDNMAAGALTALKDNGIAIPLHLSIIGFDDIPIARYTDPQLTTVRYPIASMAKLATELALQGAAGNIDPRASHCFMPTLVRRHSVAIRQNAAAITN from the coding sequence ATGATCACCATTCGTGATGTAGCGCGTCAGGCTGGCGTCTCTGTGGCAACGGTTTCCCGGGTGCTCAATAACAGCACGCTGGTAAGTGCCGACACGCGTGAAGCAGTTATGAAAGCGGTGAGTGAGTTGGATTATCGGCCAAATGCCAATGCACAGGCGCTGGCAACTCAGGTGAGCGATACCATCGGTGTGGTGGTCATGGATGTTTCAGATGCATTTTTCGGCGCATTGGTTAAAGCCGTCGATCTCGTTGCCCAGCAACATCAGAAATATGTGTTGATTGGCAATAGCTATCATGAAGCGGAAAAAGAGCGTCATGCCATTGAGGTGTTAATTCGCCAGCGTTGTAACGCGTTGATCGTTCATTCAAAAGCGTTAAGTGACGACGAGCTGGCGCAATTTATGGACAACATTCCCGGCATGGTGCTCATCAATCGGGTTGTGCCAGGCTATGCCCATCGCTGTGTTTGTCTGGATAATATCAGCGGTGCCAGAATGGCGACGCGCATGTTGCTGAATAACGGTCATCAACGTATCGGCTATCTCTCTTCCAGTCACAGCATTGAAGATGACGCAATGCGTAAAGCTGGCTGGATAAGCGCGCTGAAAGAGCAGGATATTGTTCCGCCGGAAAGCTGGATTGGCACGGGTACGCCGGATATGCCAGGCGGCGAGGCGGCGATGGTTGAACTACTCGGGCGCAATCTACAACTTACCGCTGTATTTGCCTATAACGACAATATGGCCGCTGGCGCTCTGACGGCATTAAAAGATAATGGCATTGCGATTCCGTTACATCTCTCAATCATCGGTTTCGATGATATCCCCATTGCTCGTTACACCGACCCGCAATTAACGACCGTGCGTTATCCCATTGCTTCGATGGCAAAATTAGCCACTGAACTGGCCTTGCAGGGGGCAGCAGGCAACATTGATCCGCGTGCCAGCCACTGTTTTATGCCGACGTTAGTGCGCCGCCATTCTGTCGCAATACGCCAGAATGCGGCGGCGATCACTAACTGA
- the yeiB gene encoding DUF418 domain-containing protein YeiB, which yields MERNVTLDFVRGVAILGILLLNISAFGLPKAAYLNPAWYGTITPSDAWTWAFLDLIGQVKFLTLFALLFGAGLQMLLPRGRRWIQSRLTLLVLLGFIHGLLFWDGDILLAYGLVGLISWRLVRDAPSVKSLFNTGVMLYLVGIGVLLLLGLISDSQTSRAWTPDASAILYEKYWKLHGGVEAISNRADGVGNSLLALGAQYGWQLAGMMLIGAALMRSGWLKGQFSLRHYRRTGFVLVAIGVLINLPAIALQWRLDWAYRWCAFLLQMPRELSAPFQAIGYASLFYGFWPQLSRFRLVLAIACVGRMALTNYLLQTLICTTLFYHLGLFMQFDRLELLAFVIPVWLANLLFSVIWLRYFPQGPVEWLWRQLTLRAAGPALSKTSR from the coding sequence ATGGAGCGCAACGTCACGCTCGATTTTGTTCGCGGCGTCGCCATTCTGGGGATCCTGCTATTAAACATCAGCGCCTTTGGTTTACCAAAGGCGGCTTATCTCAATCCCGCCTGGTATGGCACTATTACCCCGTCCGACGCCTGGACTTGGGCGTTTTTGGATCTCATCGGCCAGGTAAAATTCCTCACGCTTTTTGCGCTGCTGTTTGGCGCGGGCCTGCAAATGTTGCTGCCGCGCGGCAGACGCTGGATCCAGTCGCGGTTAACACTGTTAGTCTTGCTGGGCTTTATTCACGGTTTATTATTCTGGGACGGCGATATCCTGCTGGCTTACGGGTTGGTAGGCTTAATCAGTTGGCGACTGGTGCGCGATGCGCCATCGGTAAAAAGTTTATTTAATACTGGCGTGATGCTGTATCTGGTGGGTATTGGCGTTTTGCTGTTGCTGGGGTTGATTTCTGACAGCCAGACCAGCCGCGCCTGGACGCCCGATGCATCGGCCATTTTGTATGAAAAATACTGGAAACTTCATGGCGGCGTTGAAGCGATCAGTAACCGTGCCGATGGCGTCGGCAACAGTTTACTGGCACTGGGCGCGCAGTATGGCTGGCAACTGGCAGGGATGATGTTAATTGGCGCTGCGCTGATGCGTAGCGGCTGGCTGAAAGGGCAGTTCAGCTTACGTCACTATCGTCGTACCGGTTTTGTGCTGGTGGCAATTGGTGTGCTGATTAACCTTCCTGCTATCGCACTGCAATGGCGGCTGGACTGGGCGTATCGCTGGTGTGCCTTCTTACTTCAAATGCCGCGTGAACTTAGCGCGCCGTTTCAGGCAATTGGCTATGCGTCGCTGTTTTATGGCTTTTGGCCGCAATTAAGCCGCTTCAGGCTGGTGCTGGCAATCGCCTGCGTCGGACGGATGGCGCTAACCAATTATCTACTGCAAACGCTGATTTGTACCACGCTGTTTTACCACCTCGGTTTGTTTATGCAGTTTGACCGCCTGGAGTTGCTGGCTTTTGTGATTCCGGTATGGCTGGCGAACCTGCTTTTCTCTGTTATCTGGCTGCGTTACTTCCCTCAGGGGCCGGTGGAATGGCTCTGGCGTCAGTTAACCTTGCGCGCTGCCGGACCTGCATTATCTAAAACATCCAGATAA